A single region of the Paenibacillus sp. genome encodes:
- a CDS encoding response regulator transcription factor, translating into MKVMLVDDEILAVQHLRRLLDWESLGFAVVAEETNPKRALDSFERLLPELVIVDIKMPGMDGIEFSRRVLDKHPETKILLLTSYKEFEYAKAALTLGVENYLLKHEVGAETLLAELRRIRDAREKERLRNRLFRRELLRDVLTGRAADLAALDDRRGEAAASERRYALFLLQPDAPFLAREPRPEPADADEPFLEPPIPAALETARMEPNLWALVAAFAPEPGARNRRERLLEAASAIRQALKARGGRAAAVCAAGDFREAAELAAAYRAGKEAVRRAAAFDGAGKTLLLEDEEPAAPADRERLQGELDRAAAALAALTPDEAVRALRAAFGAAAASRDVEALRDLCERGLRLLKEFRAEYALPPLEPMQADGPLAAEAAADARSPADRLRAWFEARLREAADEARASSKLSAKVRQALDYMQKHYADDLTSDSIAGALGISGDHLRHLFKEEVGRTMLEHLTHVRMEHAKRLLAEGKHKIYEISEMVGYRSSQYFSQVFRKAVGASPNEYAESKGRPAP; encoded by the coding sequence ATGAAAGTCATGTTGGTGGACGATGAAATTTTGGCGGTGCAGCATCTTCGGCGGCTGCTCGATTGGGAGTCGCTCGGCTTCGCGGTCGTCGCCGAGGAGACGAATCCGAAGCGGGCGCTCGACAGCTTCGAGCGGCTGCTGCCGGAGCTCGTCATCGTCGATATCAAGATGCCCGGCATGGACGGCATCGAATTCAGCCGCCGCGTGCTGGACAAGCACCCGGAGACGAAAATATTGCTGCTGACGTCGTACAAGGAGTTCGAGTACGCGAAGGCGGCGCTGACGCTCGGCGTCGAAAATTATTTGCTAAAGCACGAGGTCGGCGCCGAGACGCTGCTCGCGGAGCTGCGCCGCATCCGGGACGCGCGGGAGAAGGAGCGGCTGCGAAACCGGCTGTTCCGCCGGGAGCTGCTGCGCGACGTGCTGACCGGGCGGGCGGCGGACCTCGCGGCGCTCGACGATCGGCGAGGCGAGGCGGCCGCGTCGGAGCGGCGGTACGCGCTGTTCCTCCTGCAGCCGGATGCGCCGTTCCTCGCGCGGGAGCCGCGGCCGGAGCCGGCCGACGCGGACGAGCCGTTCCTCGAGCCGCCGATCCCCGCCGCGCTGGAGACGGCCCGCATGGAGCCGAACTTGTGGGCGCTCGTCGCGGCGTTCGCCCCCGAGCCCGGGGCGCGGAATCGGCGCGAGCGGCTGCTCGAGGCGGCGTCCGCGATCCGGCAGGCGCTGAAGGCGCGCGGCGGGCGGGCGGCGGCCGTCTGCGCGGCCGGCGATTTCCGCGAGGCGGCGGAGCTGGCGGCGGCGTACCGGGCGGGCAAGGAAGCGGTGCGCCGCGCGGCGGCGTTCGACGGGGCCGGCAAGACGCTGCTTCTGGAGGACGAGGAGCCGGCGGCCCCGGCGGACCGCGAGCGGCTCCAAGGCGAGCTCGACCGGGCCGCGGCGGCGCTGGCCGCCCTTACGCCGGACGAAGCCGTCCGCGCGCTGCGCGCCGCGTTCGGCGCCGCCGCCGCGAGCCGCGACGTCGAGGCGCTCCGCGACCTGTGCGAGCGGGGGCTGCGGCTGCTGAAGGAGTTCCGCGCCGAATACGCCCTGCCGCCGCTCGAGCCGATGCAGGCGGACGGGCCGCTCGCCGCCGAAGCCGCAGCCGACGCCCGTTCGCCGGCTGACCGCCTCCGCGCCTGGTTCGAGGCGCGGCTGCGGGAGGCGGCGGACGAGGCGCGCGCGTCGTCGAAGCTGTCCGCCAAGGTGCGGCAAGCGCTCGATTACATGCAGAAGCATTACGCGGACGATTTGACGTCGGACAGCATCGCCGGCGCGCTCGGCATCAGCGGCGACCATCTGCGGCACTTGTTCAAGGAAGAGGTCGGCCGCACGATGCTCGAGCACTTGACGCACGTCCGGATGGAGCACGCGAAGCGGCTGCTCGCGGAAGGCAAACATAAAATTTACGAAATTTCCGAGATGGTCGGCTACCGAAGCAGCCAATATTTCAGCCAAGTGTTCCGCAAAGCCGTCGGCGCGAGCCCGAACGAATACGCGGAGAGCAAAGGGAGGCCGGCGCCGTGA
- a CDS encoding gluconokinase gives MKPYIVAADIGTTSTKAVVVDADGGVRASLSVEYPLYTPAADRAEQDPDEIERAVAEAVRSCVAKAGIGPDDVRCVVFSSAMHSLIALDRDGAPLTRSITWADNRAASYVDVLRQQTDAHAIYAATGTPIHPMSPLLKLMWLREHEPELFGRAHRFVGIKEYVLGRWFPDAGHLVDHSIASATGLFSLRDRDWHGPALAAAGVDADRLPALVPTTHVLEGLLRAAAERLGLAPGTPVVVGASDGVLANVGAGAQAPDEFAVTIGTSGAVRAVVKEPRTDERGRTFCYALTDDRWVVGGAINNGGVLFRWVRDHLATKEAEEARAAGIDPYERLTELAQTAPAGSGGLVVLPLFAGERAPYWNADVRGVFFGLSLAHGKPHMIRAVLEGVGYAVRSVAEAVEAAAGKPSRIVASGGFARSPFWRQTIADILGAPLTVPDAIESSALGAAALGRVALGDWRDFEPARAWSAASHTHEPNPQTRAAYDELFAIYGELYPRLEGPFRHIVEFQKK, from the coding sequence ATGAAGCCTTATATCGTAGCCGCGGATATCGGAACGACGAGCACGAAGGCGGTCGTCGTCGACGCCGACGGCGGCGTTCGCGCGTCGCTGTCGGTCGAGTATCCGCTCTACACGCCTGCCGCCGACCGAGCGGAGCAGGATCCGGACGAGATCGAGCGGGCGGTCGCCGAGGCGGTTCGCTCCTGCGTCGCGAAAGCGGGGATCGGGCCGGACGACGTGCGCTGCGTCGTGTTCAGCTCGGCGATGCACAGCCTGATCGCGCTTGACCGCGACGGCGCTCCGCTCACCCGGTCGATCACGTGGGCGGACAACCGCGCCGCCTCTTATGTAGACGTCTTGCGGCAGCAGACCGACGCTCATGCGATCTACGCCGCTACCGGGACGCCGATCCACCCGATGTCGCCGCTGCTCAAGTTGATGTGGCTGCGGGAGCATGAGCCGGAGCTGTTCGGCCGGGCGCATCGCTTCGTCGGCATTAAGGAGTATGTGCTTGGCCGATGGTTCCCCGACGCCGGACACCTCGTCGACCATTCGATCGCGAGCGCCACGGGCCTGTTCTCATTGCGGGACCGCGATTGGCACGGCCCGGCGCTGGCCGCCGCGGGCGTCGACGCGGACCGGCTGCCGGCGCTCGTGCCGACGACGCACGTGCTGGAGGGGCTCCTTCGCGCGGCGGCGGAGCGGCTCGGGTTAGCTCCGGGCACGCCGGTCGTCGTCGGCGCGTCGGACGGCGTGCTCGCGAACGTCGGCGCCGGCGCGCAGGCGCCGGACGAATTCGCCGTGACGATCGGCACGAGCGGCGCGGTGCGCGCGGTCGTGAAGGAGCCGCGCACGGACGAACGAGGCCGCACGTTCTGCTACGCGCTGACGGACGACCGGTGGGTCGTCGGAGGCGCGATCAACAACGGCGGCGTCCTGTTCCGCTGGGTGCGCGACCACCTCGCCACGAAAGAAGCCGAGGAAGCGCGCGCCGCCGGCATAGACCCGTACGAGCGGCTGACCGAGCTCGCGCAAACCGCGCCCGCCGGCAGCGGCGGGCTCGTCGTGCTGCCGCTGTTCGCCGGCGAGCGGGCGCCGTATTGGAACGCCGACGTGCGCGGCGTCTTCTTCGGCCTCTCGCTCGCGCACGGCAAGCCGCACATGATTCGCGCCGTGCTCGAGGGCGTCGGCTACGCGGTGCGCTCCGTCGCGGAAGCGGTCGAAGCCGCCGCCGGCAAGCCGAGCCGCATCGTCGCCTCGGGCGGCTTCGCCCGCTCGCCGTTCTGGCGCCAGACGATCGCCGACATCCTCGGCGCGCCGCTCACCGTGCCGGACGCGATCGAAAGCTCCGCGCTCGGCGCGGCGGCGCTCGGCCGCGTCGCGCTCGGCGACTGGCGCGATTTCGAGCCGGCGCGGGCATGGTCCGCGGCGTCGCATACGCACGAGCCGAATCCGCAGACGCGCGCGGCGTACGACGAGCTGTTCGCGATCTACGGCGAATTGTACCCGAGACTCGAGGGGCCGTTCCGGCACATCGTCGAATTCCAAAAGAAATAA
- a CDS encoding ABC transporter substrate-binding protein: protein MKQTKKTWLFLALLLAIAVAVVGCGGAGSTTSGTGTESPAAQEGAGAEPASPEELTATIKVWDWDETFLKEMIPEFNKAYPNITVEYTVVNPNDYLQKLQSGIASGSDVPDVILGETAYRGKLFDLGVLDNLEQAPYNFDRSQLLDYLVPLMSSPNGELVGVDQQITPAGFAYRRDLAKELLGTDVPEELETLLADWDAFIAKGKEVQEKSGGKVTMLPGVGDAFIALRGQTAQTYINGTEIDLTKRMQEPIAKLMEMRDAGILGKHELWTPSWSASMASGENIFYPMAPWGPKWHIAANDPEGSGRWGLVKAPGGSFTRGGTSISIYKDSKVKEAAWAYVNFMYLSDEGTKIAFEKFGFTPGVKAFYENNQDLIEAGSEFDAFFGGQNLTKYFYEKIVPGVVGEPQTKYESIVDGAFMSLYPLWTKDTGIDAQEALGMFIQEVKNKAPDAAVK, encoded by the coding sequence TTGAAACAGACCAAAAAAACTTGGCTCTTCCTCGCGCTGTTGCTGGCGATCGCCGTCGCCGTCGTCGGCTGCGGAGGAGCGGGATCGACGACGAGCGGAACGGGAACGGAAAGCCCGGCCGCGCAGGAGGGCGCAGGCGCCGAGCCGGCTTCGCCGGAGGAGCTTACGGCCACGATTAAAGTATGGGATTGGGACGAAACGTTCCTGAAAGAAATGATCCCGGAGTTCAACAAAGCGTACCCGAACATCACGGTCGAATACACCGTCGTTAACCCGAACGACTACTTGCAAAAGCTGCAGAGCGGCATCGCGTCCGGCTCCGACGTGCCGGACGTCATCCTCGGCGAAACGGCGTACCGCGGCAAGCTGTTCGATCTCGGCGTGCTCGACAACCTCGAGCAGGCGCCGTACAACTTCGACCGTTCGCAGCTGCTCGACTACCTCGTGCCGCTCATGTCGAGCCCGAACGGCGAGCTCGTCGGCGTCGACCAGCAAATTACGCCGGCCGGCTTCGCCTACCGCCGCGACCTCGCGAAAGAGCTGCTCGGCACGGACGTGCCGGAAGAGCTGGAAACGCTGCTCGCCGATTGGGACGCGTTCATCGCGAAGGGCAAGGAAGTGCAGGAGAAGAGCGGCGGCAAAGTGACGATGCTGCCGGGCGTCGGCGACGCGTTCATCGCGCTGCGCGGCCAAACCGCTCAAACGTACATCAACGGCACGGAAATCGATTTGACGAAGCGGATGCAGGAGCCGATCGCGAAGCTGATGGAAATGCGCGACGCCGGCATTCTCGGCAAGCACGAGCTGTGGACGCCGTCGTGGTCCGCGTCGATGGCCTCCGGGGAGAACATCTTCTACCCGATGGCGCCTTGGGGACCGAAGTGGCATATCGCCGCGAACGATCCGGAAGGCAGCGGCCGCTGGGGTCTCGTGAAAGCGCCGGGCGGCAGCTTTACGCGCGGCGGCACGTCGATCAGCATTTACAAAGACAGCAAAGTGAAAGAAGCCGCTTGGGCGTACGTGAACTTCATGTACTTGTCCGACGAAGGCACGAAAATCGCGTTCGAGAAATTCGGCTTCACGCCGGGCGTGAAGGCGTTCTATGAAAACAACCAAGACTTGATCGAAGCGGGATCCGAGTTCGACGCGTTCTTCGGCGGCCAAAACCTGACGAAGTACTTCTACGAGAAAATCGTGCCGGGCGTCGTCGGCGAACCGCAAACGAAATACGAGTCGATCGTCGACGGAGCGTTCATGTCGCTCTACCCGCTCTGGACGAAGGATACGGGCATCGACGCGCAAGAAGCGCTCGGCATGTTCATCCAAGAAGTGAAGAACAAAGCGCCGGACGCCGCCGTGAAGTAA
- a CDS encoding carbohydrate ABC transporter permease: MKKLVWLFLTAVTFASLVPFYVMIVMSTHVTENIFKGLPLLPGDYLWENLRTVFSGNFTQVYANSLIVSVSAVVLAVLTSAMIGYSIAKFKFKLNRALNYFIIVTMMVPTQVGIIGYIIEMKHLGLGNTLFPIILIWAAFPFGAFFMVQFIKDTVPDELIECARIDGCSEGMIFFRIVAPLIKPGLATLATLVFLWSWNNYLLPLVTINNDRWYTVPIFVSNLGIVHRTDYAARMAALAIATLPVLLVFLLGSRTFIKGITAGAVKG, encoded by the coding sequence ATGAAAAAACTCGTCTGGCTGTTTTTAACGGCCGTCACGTTCGCGTCGCTCGTGCCGTTCTACGTCATGATCGTGATGTCGACCCACGTGACCGAAAACATTTTCAAAGGGCTTCCGCTGCTTCCCGGCGATTACTTATGGGAAAACCTGCGGACGGTGTTCTCGGGCAACTTTACGCAGGTGTACGCGAACAGCTTGATCGTCTCCGTCAGCGCGGTCGTTCTGGCCGTGCTGACGAGCGCCATGATCGGCTACTCGATCGCCAAGTTCAAGTTTAAGCTGAACCGAGCGCTGAACTATTTCATCATCGTCACGATGATGGTGCCGACGCAGGTCGGGATCATCGGTTACATTATCGAGATGAAGCATTTGGGCCTCGGCAATACGCTGTTCCCGATCATCTTGATTTGGGCGGCGTTCCCGTTCGGCGCGTTCTTCATGGTGCAGTTCATCAAGGACACGGTGCCGGACGAATTGATCGAGTGCGCGCGGATCGACGGCTGCTCGGAGGGCATGATTTTCTTCCGCATCGTCGCGCCGCTCATCAAGCCGGGCCTCGCGACGCTGGCGACGCTCGTCTTCCTGTGGTCGTGGAACAACTATTTGCTGCCGCTCGTGACGATCAATAACGACCGCTGGTATACGGTGCCGATTTTCGTCTCGAACCTCGGGATCGTGCATCGGACCGACTACGCCGCGCGCATGGCCGCGCTCGCGATCGCGACGCTGCCCGTGCTGCTCGTATTTTTGCTCGGCTCCCGGACGTTCATTAAGGGCATTACGGCGGGCGCGGTGAAAGGATAA
- a CDS encoding sensor histidine kinase: protein MRAKIRTKIIAICAFVIVASLLSSGYFTYAYVTDILRERSLNDSRTQLAQISSQLVRVREQVVKLAEYIVSDEEINARIMPMPSSSIEDDYFRMTEVQDRLKRFAALNAFILNAMIVREDGTTFSNNSGYADYFADYLREDWFQAFLDSGARTGFTAPHDFFYLNGNRDVFSYAVKYRNLQEPRSPEYWLVLDIQYSEIANAFEQSLSDFEQLMLFNEAGEMLFSGGAAPDASYEPMIARAIESGGLAEDDSHMYLALASEPYGWHQGAVLSKAKLFEPINRLLDYYVFIIISSLVAMLAVVLPLIVNITKPISRLTQAMKRVSVGDLTTNVTIRSGDELEVLGSGFNRMVSDLKQHVEASIQHEELKRTMQISLLMSQINPHFIYNTLNTVIYLSYANRSRDAAVMTEAFIGILQDTIKTGDGVFFAALGEEMVIVEKYIAIQQFRYPDRFRVEWEVEEELRSAVIPRLVLQPLVENAIFHGIVPMEEPEGRIRIAARREGGELILLVEDDGVGLEESSPETGAPDRSGKRADQMRGIGLANIRERIRFHYGEPYGVAVENGAARGVRAVVRLPYRSQQ, encoded by the coding sequence GTGAGAGCGAAAATCCGCACGAAAATTATCGCCATCTGCGCGTTCGTCATCGTGGCGTCGCTGCTGTCGAGCGGCTATTTCACGTACGCCTACGTCACCGACATCCTGCGCGAGCGCTCGCTCAACGACAGCCGCACGCAGCTCGCGCAAATTTCGTCCCAGCTCGTCCGCGTGCGGGAGCAGGTCGTGAAGCTGGCGGAATATATCGTATCCGACGAAGAAATCAACGCGCGCATCATGCCGATGCCGTCCTCGTCGATCGAGGACGACTATTTCCGCATGACCGAGGTGCAGGATCGGCTGAAGCGGTTCGCCGCGCTCAACGCGTTCATTCTGAACGCCATGATCGTGCGGGAGGACGGGACGACGTTCTCGAACAATTCGGGGTACGCGGATTATTTCGCCGACTACCTGCGGGAGGATTGGTTCCAGGCGTTCCTCGATTCCGGCGCCCGCACCGGCTTCACCGCGCCGCACGACTTCTTTTATTTGAACGGCAATCGAGACGTCTTTAGCTACGCAGTGAAATACAGAAACCTGCAGGAGCCGCGCTCTCCGGAATACTGGCTCGTGCTGGACATTCAATATAGCGAAATCGCGAACGCGTTCGAGCAAAGCTTGTCCGATTTCGAGCAGCTGATGCTGTTCAACGAGGCGGGCGAGATGCTGTTCAGCGGCGGCGCGGCGCCGGACGCGAGCTACGAGCCCATGATCGCGAGGGCGATCGAGTCGGGCGGCCTCGCGGAGGACGACAGCCATATGTATTTGGCGCTCGCTTCGGAGCCGTACGGATGGCATCAAGGGGCCGTCCTGTCCAAGGCGAAGCTGTTCGAGCCGATCAACCGGCTGCTCGACTATTACGTGTTCATCATCATCAGCAGCTTGGTCGCCATGCTCGCGGTCGTGCTGCCGCTCATCGTCAACATCACGAAGCCGATTTCGCGGCTGACGCAGGCGATGAAGCGCGTGTCCGTCGGCGATTTGACGACGAACGTGACGATCCGCAGCGGGGACGAGCTGGAGGTGCTCGGCTCGGGCTTCAACCGGATGGTGAGCGACTTGAAGCAGCATGTCGAAGCGTCGATCCAGCACGAGGAGCTGAAGCGCACGATGCAGATCAGCCTTCTGATGTCGCAAATCAATCCGCATTTCATCTACAACACGCTGAACACCGTCATTTACTTGTCGTACGCGAACCGGAGTCGGGACGCGGCCGTCATGACCGAGGCGTTTATCGGCATTTTGCAGGATACGATCAAGACGGGGGACGGCGTCTTTTTCGCGGCGCTCGGGGAAGAGATGGTCATCGTCGAAAAATATATCGCCATCCAGCAGTTCCGGTATCCGGACCGGTTCCGGGTCGAATGGGAGGTCGAAGAGGAGCTGCGGTCGGCCGTCATCCCGCGCCTCGTCCTGCAGCCGCTCGTCGAGAACGCGATCTTCCACGGCATCGTGCCGATGGAGGAGCCGGAAGGGCGCATTCGCATCGCCGCGCGCCGGGAAGGCGGCGAGCTCATCCTCCTCGTGGAAGACGACGGCGTCGGGCTGGAGGAATCGTCGCCGGAGACCGGCGCGCCGGATCGAAGCGGCAAGCGGGCCGACCAAATGCGGGGCATCGGTCTCGCCAACATTCGGGAGCGCATTCGGTTCCATTACGGGGAGCCGTACGGCGTCGCGGTGGAGAACGGGGCGGCGCGCGGCGTCCGGGCCGTCGTGCGGTTGCCGTACCGCAGCCAGCAATGA
- a CDS encoding cellulase-like family protein: MTGTREHLPRKLTITMWDFSWYTMTMPDEPYHDLGARFKEAVERGYNTIRVCAMPCFLFPNGGGPRTEPLRFSNLGMVGVRTRWYNCQGGAELDGTAHLLKLFEEAKKHDCYIILTSWEYQQSPSFLKTPELFEELLAVPPEQRFLYVARSMDRLVSFAKDAGYGDRIAYVELHNELEYGRLNQVALDAGVAESNTSGIIRRMKPYVEEAIAYLRERHPDVLATGCYTLNDPYPKAHVPDNEQVAHFHLYINGVLQELMEATGIRNPDVPFPNPLVQSLLREGAPPFAEYDLPEGEEWRLHGNPVGLKLLYLHDWADPVKWDLYLYERYGAHRLAMLQKIDERLDEAAEWAIDRGLPVVIGEGYVGYTPLYAQFEEGPVGKSIAEYAVRKGMKLGFWGMVLCSNCAPHHPFWADVEWQRKWNRYILES, encoded by the coding sequence ATGACGGGGACACGCGAGCATTTGCCGCGCAAGCTGACGATCACGATGTGGGATTTTTCTTGGTACACGATGACGATGCCGGACGAGCCGTACCACGACCTCGGCGCCCGGTTCAAGGAAGCGGTCGAGCGCGGCTACAACACGATCCGCGTCTGCGCGATGCCGTGCTTCCTGTTTCCGAACGGCGGCGGGCCGCGGACGGAGCCGCTGCGGTTTTCGAACCTCGGCATGGTCGGCGTTCGCACGCGCTGGTACAACTGCCAGGGCGGGGCGGAGCTGGACGGAACCGCGCATCTGCTGAAGCTGTTCGAGGAAGCGAAGAAGCACGACTGCTATATTATCCTGACTTCCTGGGAATATCAGCAGAGCCCGAGCTTCTTGAAGACGCCGGAGCTGTTCGAAGAGCTGCTCGCCGTGCCGCCGGAGCAGCGATTCCTATACGTGGCGCGCTCGATGGACCGGCTCGTCTCGTTCGCGAAGGACGCCGGGTACGGCGACCGGATCGCGTACGTCGAGCTGCACAACGAGCTGGAGTACGGGCGGCTCAATCAAGTCGCGCTCGACGCGGGCGTCGCCGAGTCGAATACGTCGGGAATCATCCGCCGCATGAAGCCTTATGTGGAGGAGGCGATCGCGTATTTGCGAGAGCGCCATCCGGACGTGCTCGCGACGGGCTGCTACACGCTGAACGATCCGTACCCGAAGGCGCATGTGCCGGACAACGAGCAGGTCGCGCACTTCCATCTGTACATCAACGGCGTGCTGCAGGAGCTGATGGAGGCGACGGGCATTCGCAATCCGGACGTGCCGTTCCCGAATCCGCTCGTCCAGTCGCTGCTGCGGGAGGGCGCGCCGCCGTTCGCCGAGTACGATCTCCCGGAAGGGGAGGAGTGGCGGCTGCACGGCAATCCGGTCGGGCTGAAGCTGCTGTATCTCCACGACTGGGCGGACCCTGTGAAATGGGACTTGTACTTGTACGAACGGTACGGGGCGCACCGCCTCGCGATGCTGCAGAAGATCGACGAGCGGCTCGACGAAGCGGCGGAGTGGGCGATTGATCGCGGACTGCCGGTCGTCATCGGCGAAGGATACGTCGGCTATACGCCGCTGTACGCCCAATTCGAGGAAGGGCCGGTCGGCAAGTCGATCGCGGAATACGCCGTTCGCAAAGGGATGAAGCTCGGCTTCTGGGGCATGGTGCTGTGCTCGAACTGCGCGCCGCATCATCCGTTCTGGGCGGACGTCGAATGGCAACGGAAGTGGAATCGGTACATTTTGGAGAGTTAA
- a CDS encoding sugar ABC transporter permease produces MMEGIHTATKAAAPRAPRKRWNAWPYVFALPFVLAYAVFQLYPVAYSFFLSLHDWNGVGAKTYIGLKNYIDLFTRDPLFYKSLSNTVIIMLMSTPLTILLGVTLAYLTFHLAKGRQFFQTVNFLPYITTPVAIGFIFSFLFDWQTGTVNQLLVKSGIIAEGVYWLQGEWTSRMIIALMIIWRNLGYFMAIYLAGMTAIPQDVYEAAKMDGSSGLHTFRTITFPLLRNITVFLVVTSVIGGLQLFDEPKLLYGGWSGSVQVGGPGNAALTVIWKFVDDSFISNTRFGYGSAIAYALFMIIIVFSILSYRLTAGKEERR; encoded by the coding sequence ATGATGGAAGGAATCCACACCGCGACGAAAGCGGCGGCGCCGCGGGCGCCGCGCAAGCGCTGGAACGCATGGCCGTACGTATTCGCGCTGCCGTTCGTTCTGGCGTACGCCGTGTTTCAACTGTATCCGGTCGCCTACTCCTTCTTTCTGAGCTTGCACGATTGGAACGGCGTCGGCGCCAAAACGTACATCGGACTCAAAAATTACATCGATTTGTTTACAAGGGATCCCTTGTTCTACAAATCGCTGTCCAATACGGTCATCATCATGCTCATGAGCACGCCGCTGACCATCTTGCTCGGCGTGACGCTCGCGTACCTGACGTTCCATCTCGCGAAGGGACGGCAATTTTTCCAGACGGTGAACTTCCTGCCGTACATCACGACGCCGGTCGCCATCGGCTTCATTTTCTCGTTCCTGTTCGATTGGCAGACGGGCACGGTGAACCAGCTGCTCGTCAAATCGGGCATCATCGCCGAGGGCGTGTACTGGCTGCAGGGCGAGTGGACGTCGCGCATGATCATCGCGCTGATGATCATTTGGCGGAACCTCGGCTATTTCATGGCGATTTACCTCGCCGGGATGACCGCCATTCCGCAGGACGTCTACGAGGCGGCGAAAATGGACGGCTCGAGCGGGCTGCACACGTTCCGCACGATTACGTTCCCGCTGCTGCGCAACATTACGGTGTTCCTCGTCGTCACCTCCGTCATCGGCGGGCTGCAGCTGTTCGACGAGCCGAAGCTGCTGTACGGCGGCTGGTCCGGCTCGGTGCAGGTCGGCGGTCCGGGCAACGCGGCGCTCACCGTCATCTGGAAATTCGTCGACGATTCGTTCATCTCGAACACGCGCTTCGGCTACGGCTCCGCGATCGCGTACGCGCTGTTCATGATCATCATCGTATTCTCGATTCTCAGCTATCGGCTGACCGCGGGGAAGGAGGAACGCCGATGA